Part of the Cercospora beticola chromosome 5, complete sequence genome is shown below.
CGTAGCGGTCTCTACAGACATCCTTGGGATGACATCACTTACATGCTCCCAGAGCTTGGAAAGGGTGCTCCAGGTAACGAGGGCCGTGTCGAGGTTTCTTTGTAAGAGCTGGGATAGCAGTCATGACACGATACACACCTTTTACGAGTTTGCTTTACACTTTAGCGAAGAGAGAAAAAGGGAGGCGTTCACAATTTCTTGTTAATGGAATGGGCTATGGGTCACGCGTTGCGATGCATGCACGACGGAAGAGACCAGTCTTGTGCTTTGTATGGCTTGCAAGCTGTGCATTGTAGATATACCAAATAGATCTGCCACGAGAATGTGGCCCAGAGAAAAAGATTACTTGCACGCAAACTGTCCGAGACTTTCGGATCGCATTCTCAACCATGTTTCTTTGCTCTTAATCTGTATCGGCTTCTGTCCCTCGCGTTCTAGAGGCAATTCACCGTGCATGAGTGCACTCTTCGGGATTACTGTAGAATCCCGATAGACCGGGATCCGCGCATATCCCATGTCTCGGCGGAGAGCCGAGAAAGATGAAGTCATGACATACCATCGGATAGTGAAATGTAGGAAGGAGAAAGGACTGCCAATGATACAATATACCATACAACATCACTATTGTACTCATCTATGCCTATACGAATGTGAATACCAACGTGGATGCATGAGGGAAAGGTGCAGACCAAGTAAGTAATCGAAGAAGCGCAGAGAGAGAAAGACAGATCAGCAAGCCAGCCAATCTAATCCCGATGCCCATTCATATCATCATGACCATCATCTtctgtcttcttctccttcttctctttcaacTCTAGTCGTATACGTTCATGCCACTCTTGACTTTTCAGCATTTCCACAATAACCGAGTCCCATCGCCATCCAGCAAGACGGTCATCAAAGTGATTTCTCAACCTCACGACATTACCGCCAAATGCTCTGTAGACTTCATCGCGAGTTACAGGACGCTCTTCGTCTTTGTAAGCCGCAGCGACAGCCTGCCATGGATCTGGGGCTTCCATGAGTGAGTGGACGAATCTGTAAGCTTCGGCGAGACGACTCGTGCCCTTGTTGCTTGGGATCGTTTCAAGAAAGCGAACAAGGTTTTGCATTGGTAGCGTGTTCTACGGCGCTTCCCAATCCGGGTTCTGTGTGAAGTTGTCAGTGATGTGTTTGAATTGGGAAATAATGCTGGGAGAATGTGCTCACCTTCTTCACTATGCATACACCCTCCAATGTGTTCGCGACTGAGATCcattcctcgtcttcgagctCTGCGCGCTCGCCGTGTCCAAGCAGTACGGGTGTTGATTGTGTCTGCCAGCCGGTGATTGTCTTCGGTCGTCCTGCTTGTCCA
Proteins encoded:
- a CDS encoding uncharacterized protein (antiSMASH:Cluster_3); the encoded protein is MQNLVRFLETIPSNKGTSRLAEAYRFVHSLMEAPDPWQAVAAAYKDEERPVTRDEVYRAFGGNVVRLRNHFDDRLAGWRWDSVIVEMLKSQEWHERIRLELKEKKEKKTEDDGHDDMNGHRD